The genome window TCCGGCGCTCCGTTCCCGCTGCCGGCCTCCCCTGAGACGAGCGGAGCCAATTCTCCCCACAGTCGCACGGAGGCCTTGCTTTCCTGTGCCTGCGCTGCCGCAGGCAGCAGGACCAGAACCGACAACAAAAGCGTAAGTCTATAAATCAGGCTGTTCTTAATCATGTGCTCCTCCTGTCGTTAAGTTGTCTTTTGCAAGATCAGGCTCTTCCAGGTTAGCGGAATCGACCTATCCCAGGTTATGACAATCATGCGGTGATCCATCTTGAAAGGGCTTGCTGATCGGAGAGCAAGCAAATACAGAATCAATTCACCACGCCAAAGCGTACAAAAAGAATTTGAAAAATGCAACCCTTGAGGGAGTTGTTGGAACTTTCATAGACTTCGTTGGAAGGATGAACCGGATATTCCCGAAACAGTTGGGCATGTGCCTCGAGTCTGTACATCAGCTCATCGAGCCGGGCGATCAGCAGCTCTTCCATGTTCTCCGTCTGGACAGTTATTTGTGCTGTGGGTCGGCATGATTCGCGAAGTGAAGTTAATCATGCTGAAGAACGCTTTGCCGGCGTCTTGGAGAAATTGTTGGAGGCCTTCCTCGAAGATTTCGATTCCAAGGTCACCGGTGCACGACTTCTCAATGGTGTTGGCCGTGGTAAGGTTCTGCGGCCTGTTCATGAAAAGTTTGGCGCCGAGGCGGTATGCCCCGTTTCGATATCCCTATGGTTTCTGTGGGGGTTGGATACGATGACCGGTTTCATTTTCTGAAAAGGAATGCTCTGGAATTCTGCCAGCACCTCAAGACCGTTCGTTAAAGGTAAGTTGCTATCCGGAATAACAGTTTCCATCCGGAAATGGTCTTTTTGGCCAATCTCGGCGTCAATCTGTACGTTTTCTTGTGCGGATAACTGCCGGTCGCCGCACAAGAAAACGCTGGATTTCCTTGATATTGGCAAAAAATCCTCATTTCCGGATGGACACAAGGTATAATCTGAGGTCAAAAAAGAGGACAACGATGGCGCCGCGACGGAGTTTTGCGAAACAATTCAAGGCGGAGGTGGCACTGGAAGCGCTCAAGTGACAGCCGCCGATTTACGAACTGGCTGAGAAATTTGACGTGCGCCCGGCCCAGATCGCGGAGAGGAAAAAGCTCTTTCACTGTATTAGCCAGCCGCGCTGTGATCCTGATAAAATCTGTTCCTGTTGACTGGTAAAATCGATTCATTTCATATGAATGAGTCTGGTTGGGGGACAATGCGGTCTTGATTGCACCGAATGAACCAGCCAGAAGGCGAAGGCACTGGACTCTGATGCGCCCGGAGGGGTAGGGTTTCTACCCGGGGCCGAAAAAGCGAGAGGAGGGATCTTATGGCATACCTTGATCTTCCGCCGATCAGCGAACTCGAGGAATCGGTGAGAACGCAGTTGGAGGCCGTCCAAGAGAAGACAGGTGAGGTGGGCGAGGTTGCAAGAATCCTCTCCATCCGCCCGGACATCTATCACGCGACAACCCAGTTGTTCAAGGCTCTGTTGGTCAGTCCAACCGAATTGAGCAAACCCATCAAGGAGAGCATTGCGATTCTCGTCTCCAACCTCAACGCTTGTACCATGTGTGTCGGGGAGCATGAACGGATCGCTCGAATGCTGGGCATGACGGAGAAGCAGGTCGGGGATGTCCTGGCCGGGATCGAACATATGGACATCCCTGAGAACGAGAAGGCCTTGATGGAATTTTGCGTGAAATGCGCCGGCAAGGAAAACTACAAGTTGACGCAAAAGGATATCGACCTTCTCAGGGATGCCGGCTATTCGGACTCACAGATCCTGGAGGCCACCGCCGTAACAGCCTACTTCAATTACATCAACACCATATCGAACAGCCTGGGGGCCGGGAAATAGAAAAAGGCTCGCAGCCGGCAGGAGGCAGGGTCTTTTGAAGGCCTACAGCCGGAATGGAGGATGGGGCATTGAAGATCGCTTCGCTATTCGAAGGAAAAACCGTTTCAACATCGGTTTTTACTTTTACAGCGGGCTACCGCCGCTCGAAAAACCGGATCGCCTCTTTCAGTTCGGCGAAGCGGTAAATGATGTAATCCGGTTCGACCCCGTCCATGTGCCGCCGCCCCTGATTGGAGGCGAAAAACACGGTCTTCATGCCCATTTGGGCGGCCCCGTACACGTCACGGTACATGTCGTTTCCCACGAAGAGCACTTCTTTCGGCCGCGCCCCGATCCTTTTCAGCGCGGCTCGATAGAGCCTCGGGTCCGGTTTTCGGAATCCCTTGTCGCTCGAGATGACTATCGGCGAGAAGTAGCGGTCGATGCCCACCGTGCGCATTTCGGGCATGGCCCAGACGCTCTGGCCGTCCGACACCACGGCCAGGGGGAAGCGCGGCTCGAGTTCCTCGAGCACGGACTTCACATCCGGGTAGAGTTCCAGACGCTGGCGGGAAATGGCGCGGTACAGGCACGCCAGAATCCGGGGCATGTCCTCGGACGCGGCCGGGCGGGGGGTTCGGGCGGGGTCCGTGTTGCGGTCCAGGAACTCCCTCCACAGGGCGAGGGCGTCGAATTCGGGATGCTTCTCTTTGCTGGCCTTCAGCTGTTCATCCATGATCCGGGAGTATTGGCTGCGGATCTCGTCCCGATGGAGGTAGATGCCCTGGTAGGTCAGGAAATGGCTGATCGCGCGGTAGATTTCATCCAGGCCTTCATCCGTGAGGATGTCGATGAGCGTCCCGTTGATGTCGAATAAGATGCCCTTGATCTTCATGTCATGGCCCTCAGGTTTTCTTTGGCTGCATGCAGCAGGAGGCGGCGGTGGGCGTGATCGATCCAGGAATTGCGGGCGATCCTCAGGAGGGTGATGCCGAGATAGAACGGGATGCGGCGCGTGATGGCGCGGAAGGCGTCCTGTTGGTCCGGAAAATGGCCGCAGTATTCCCACAGGAAGTGCCCGATGAAGGGTTCGGCGGCCGAGGGGTCTCCTGTTCCCCGCAGGAAGAAGTGTTTCAACTCTCCGGTCAGCCGGCCCAGGTCGAAGACGCGGTCCGCCCAGGTCATCCGCTCCAGATCGAAGACCATGACCTCCTGGCCTGGGCCGAAGGCGAAGTTGGAGGGCGTGACATCGCCGTGTACGATTACCCGGCGGTCTTCCCACATACAGCTTCGGTTCCACCACCCTTCCCGCAGCCGGTAGATCTCGTCGGCTTCACTCCGGGGCATCCCTCTTTTCTGGACCAGAGACTCGATCAGGCGGCCTGCGTATTCACAAGGCTCCCGGAAGTCGACGCTCCGATCGCCGGCGGTGCGGTTGTGCAAGGCGGCGAGAAACGCCGCCAGCGCCGAGAGCTTCTGGAAAAGCCGGTCGGGGTGGTGATGCCGAATCGCCCGATCGATCACCTCGTCCAGCAGCTGCCCGTCGAAATGCTCCACGATCAGGACATGATCGAGCCAGGGGTTGTATCCCAGCGGACGGGCCACCCGGAACGGCCAACGGTTCAGGCCCAGCTGGTGCAGGAGGGCCAGGTTGTGGAATTCCGTTTCCGTCGGAGGGTTTGCTGCCCCATGGGGCAAGCGGCGGCCGGGGGGAAAGAATTTGCCCACCACCCGAAAGGAGTTCTCAACAGCCTCGTACAAGTACACGTCTCTCGAAAAGGCGAACCGGGAAACACGGAACCCGGAAGGGGTTTCTTGAATGTCGAGTCGGGGGGCGATGTCGAAACGCAGAAATCCATCCAGCGGATCATCTGGCGGCAAGTGCCCGATATAGTGGATGCGCATCCGTATCTATCCATCAGCTTTTGAAGGGTTCTCGCAGAGCGGGTGTCCGTAAAACGGAGCGAGTTTACCGGCCATATCCCGAACGGCAGGATACAACCATGTCGGGGTGGAAACAATCCCGTTTTTGGCTTGGGTGCTGGTTGCGCATTTGCAGGGTCGTCGCAATCCCCTTTTCATCAGGCATGCCTCATCCATATGGTGTCCGTGGCCCACTCTTTTCATAATCCACATGGATAAAGCTTGCATGTCTGTGCTAACTTTCCCTCATATCACAACAAAAATGGAGATGGGGTTCAGGTGGAAACCGCTTTGGGACAGATGCGAAGGGATTTCGATCTCGTCTCCAGTGCACATGCGGAGGAGCGATGAGGGAGGAGCGGGCAGGGAAGAGGGCTGTGATCGGCGCTTTCGCGGCCATCTGGTTCCCTGGGGCTGCTCGCTGCAGTGTCGGGGGTGCTGATTTCATGGGTGGCGCCGCCCAAGGCGGCTCCTGTAAGGTGAAGGAGGATTGCGTCATGATCGACTCAGGCAGACAATACCACCATCGCACGAGCTACGAGCGGGGCAGGCTGGACGGGCACTTTCTGGATTGGGCCAACCAGCCCGATGTGTACAAAGGATACCCCGGGGAGGTGGGATTGGTGGATCTGCCCCGGGAGGTGCGCAGGCCGGAGGGGCGGCTCTCCGATGTCCTGAAGAGAACCCCGGGGGAAATACCCCCGCTGACGCTGGAGCTGTTGAGCAGTGTGCTCGGGACGGCGTACACGCTGACGGCGAGGACGCGCCACTCCGATGGGGAGTTCTTCTTCAGGAGCGTCCCATCGGCAGGCGCCCTTTATCCCTTCGAACTTTATCTGGCCGCCGGGTCGGTGGAGGGGCTGGAGGACGGCCTCTATCATTTTTCCATCGCCAGACACGGCCTGTCAAGGCTGCGCCGCATCGGCCCGGTAAAGGAAGACGCCTCGCCGCACTTGGTCTTTTTCATGACGGCCATTTTCTTTCGGAGCGCCTGGAAATACCGGGACCGGGCCTACCGATACTACTTGATGGACACGGGGCATTTGCTGGAGAACCTGGTCTTGACCCTCAGGGCTTTCGGTCTGCCCTGCCGGCTGAGCTATGATTTCGAGGACGAGAGCGCCAACGCCTTCCTGGGGGTCGATCCGAAGCGGGAGGTGTGCCTGGCTTTTCTGCAGGTGGCCGATCCGTCAGCGGAGCCATTCCGCCTCCCGGATCATTCGGAGGCCCTTCCTGAAGCTATGCAGGCCGCCAGCCGCGTTTCCCCGGGAGAGATCGATTATCCTCTGCCCGCGGAGATGCATGCCTGCAGCGCCCACGCCGCGCACACTCCTGTTGGCGTGCCTGCTGCGGCTGTGAGCCTGGGGCCTGCGCCCGACGAGTGGCGCCCCCTGCCCAATGCCGACCACTGGCCCGAGAGGCTGGATTTCGCCGAGGCAGTGGCGAGGCGGAGGTCCCTCCGCAATTTTGTGCCCAAGACGCTGGGACGGGATTCATTCGCAGCCCTGCTGTCGGTGCTTTGCCTGGAAGGTCCGTCGGGGGGCGTGGAGCGGATGCGGGACCACTGCGTTTGCCCGGGGGTCTTGGCCGGAAACGTTGAAGGGGTGGACCCGGGCTTCTACCTGGTGGACCCTGCCGCCGCCTCCTGGGGGGCGGCCGCCCGCGGCGCCCTGATCGAGCCCATGATGCGGGTGTGCCTGGATCAGGAGTGGCTTTCGCACTGCGCCCTGCAGGTGGTCATGATCGCCAACCTGGATCTCCTCGAAGAGGCCTGGGGGCCGCGCGGGTACCGCTACGCCATGCTCACGGCGGGGCGGCTCGGAGAGAGGGTGTATCTGGCGGCGACGGCCCTGGGGTTGGGCTGCTGCGGCATCGGTGCTTTTTACGACGGCGAGGCGGCTGCACTGCTGGGGTTGAACCAGCCGTCCAGGATGCTCTACCTGCTGGGTGTGGGTCCGGTGAAAAAATTACCCCACGATTCCTGACGCTCGCTGCTTCTTGATCGATGAGGCTTGCTTCCCGAAGGAAGATGAGACGTTCGAATGGGAAGAACCAACCATGACAGAGTGGAAACAAACCCTTGCCTGACCATGTGCAGTCCGTAATTCGATTTACATCCGTTTTTCCATCTGTTACCTTCGGCAGATCGATTCAAGGGTGCTTTGACCCGAACGAGGCGCTCCACCTATTCAACAGGGAATCCAACGGGGAGGCCGTATGTCTATCATTGCAGATCTGATCAAACGGAGGATCTCTCGCAGGACATTCATCAAGGCGACAGGATTTGCCGCCGCAGCCTCGGTTTTGCCAGGGGCGGCACGAACGGCTGTGGGAGGCGCGCCCGGGGGTATCATCATCCCCCCTAGGCTCCTGGATTATAACACCCGTCTCGTGCTTCTGGGTACAACCGGCGGTGTTTCGTGGTGGCCCGGAACGAACCGGGCGAGCACCTCGTCGGCCCTGGTGGTTGGAGATGCCGTTTATGTCATCGATTTGGGGCAGGGAACGACCAACCGTCTTGCACAAGCGTTCAACTGGGGCAAATGGATCGACACACCGGGTGGGAAGATAGAGGACGGCTCCTCCATTTTTCTTCAGGCAGTGAAAGCCCTCTTTCTAACGCACCTTCACCAGGATCACACCGCCGACTACCCCAATCTGCTGCTGATCGGGCCCGGGGCAGGACTTGGCTCCTACACAGACCCCGTGACGAACGAGAGAAGCAGGGTCCCCCTGAAGGTGTTCGGCCCCTGCAACCGGGGCAAGTTGGAAGAGGACAAGAGCGAATATCTGCAACGAAACGGAACGATTATTCCCACGACAACGTACGAGCCCTACTCGAGCACGCAGACGCCCGGCACTCGGGAGATGACCGAACTCATCTGGCAGGCCTACGCCCAGACCATCAATGATATGACGCTTGACAACGGATACCCCGATTTCACGGCTCTTATCGATGTCAAGGAGATCGGGCCCTACGACAACGACATCCTGGTGCCGATGCCGGAGGGATGGTCGGATCCGAATGTCGACCCCTGCCCGCATATCACGCCCTTCGTCGTCTACAGCGATGACAAGGTCGAAGTCAAAGCGACCCTGGTCAATCATCATCAGGTATTTCCGGCCTTCGCCTTTCGATTCGACACGAATGACGGGTCCGTTGTCATCTCAGGTGACACCGGGCGGGATACCAGTTGGAATTTGCAGGAGTTGGCAGCCGGCGCGGACATCCTCGTGCATGAAGTCATCGATCCTGCCTGGATCGAGCAGAAGTTCGGCCCGAAACCCGAGGCGCCTATGGATGCGTTGAAAGAGCACATGTATGCTTCGCACACGACGATTGCCGATGCTGGAGTCGTCGCCAGGGAGTGCGGGGTCAGGACGCTGGTCCTCAACCATATCGTACCGGGGAATACGCCGAGGACGCACCTGATGCAGGCCAAACGCCGCTTTTATGGAAAGCTGATCATCGGCGAGGATCTGATGCAGATCGGCGTCGGCAGCAAACACTCGTTTTAGCACGGTGGCATTGGCCGCGAACCCGGCGGCGCATGGTGGACTGGTGATCGACCTTGAGATGGTGTTCGCTCCCCCGGCTGTTTCCGGTATCCCATATTCAGGAGCTTAGGAGCCGGGTTTTCGGATTTCCGCCTTGTGCATCTTGTATCTGAGCACCCGCTCGCTGATGCCCAGCTGGTCCGCCGCCCTGGTCTGGACCCAGCCGTTTTTTTCCAGGGCCGAAAGGATCATTTCCCGTTCCACCGCCTCCAATCGTTCTTCGAGGGTTCCCTGGGTCGTGGCCTGGAAATGACGGATTTCATCGGGGAGATCCGCAGGAGTGATGACAGGGCTCCGCGCCAGGGTGACCGTCCGCTGTACGACGTGTTCCAACTCCCGTACGTTGCCGGGAAAAGGGTATTTGATGAGCGTGTCCTCGGCTTCCGGGGATAAACGCAGGGAAGGGGAGCCATAGCGTTTGAGGAAGAATTCCAGGAGGGGAGGGATGTCTTCCCGTCGATGCCGCAGGGGCGGGATCTCGATCTCGAGGACGCGGATGCGGTAAAAGAGGTCCTCCCTGAAGCTTCCGTCGTCCACCATCTTCCTCAGATTCCGGTTCGTGGCGGATATGAGGCGCACGTTTACGTCCCGTTCCTCTTCGCTCCCCACCGGGTTGATTCGCCCCTCCTGGATGGCCCGGAGCAGTTTGGGTTGAAGGGAGATGGGGATCTCGCCGATCTCGTCCAACATGAGCGTGCCCCCGTCGGCCAGTTCGAATCGTCCCCTGCGGGTGTGAGAGGCCCCGGTGAAGGCTCCTTTCAAGTGCCCGAAGAGTTCGCTTTCGAAAAGGGTCTCCGGGATGGCCGCGCAATTGACGACCACAAAGGGTCCGTCGCCCCTGTGGCTCAGGAGGTGGATCAGTTGGGCAGCCAGCTGTTTTCCGGTTCCGGTCTCCCCGCATACCAGGATGGGCCAGGGGCTTCCTGCCATGCGCCTTGCGAGGGAGAGCACATCCTTGATGGCCCGGCTTTCTCCGATGATGTTCAGCGGGAGCGGTCCGTCGGCCAGGGCTTCCTTCACCTGCGCAACGTCCTCTTCGACGTTGACCGCTTGCTCGATCTGCTGAATCATCTTCAGAAGGACGGAGAGGTCCACGGGCTTTTCGAGAAAATCGGAGGCCCCCAGCTTCATGACCGAGACGGCCGTATCGATGTCGCCGAAGGCCGTAATCATGATAACCCGCACCTTCGGGTTCATCCCCTTCAACCTTTCGAGGATCGCATCCCCGCTGAGCCCGGGCATCCGGTGGTCCAGAAGGACCAGGTGGATCGGTTCCCGTTCAAAGAGGCGGAGGGCCTCCTGACCGTCAGGGGCTGAGAGTGTCGAGTAGCCCTGGTTTTCCAGAAATCCTTGCAGCAGTTCCCGCTGCGCCGGGTCGTCGTCTACGAT of Desulfatiglans anilini DSM 4660 contains these proteins:
- a CDS encoding carboxymuconolactone decarboxylase family protein, encoding MAYLDLPPISELEESVRTQLEAVQEKTGEVGEVARILSIRPDIYHATTQLFKALLVSPTELSKPIKESIAILVSNLNACTMCVGEHERIARMLGMTEKQVGDVLAGIEHMDIPENEKALMEFCVKCAGKENYKLTQKDIDLLRDAGYSDSQILEATAVTAYFNYINTISNSLGAGK
- a CDS encoding HAD family hydrolase, whose protein sequence is MKIKGILFDINGTLIDILTDEGLDEIYRAISHFLTYQGIYLHRDEIRSQYSRIMDEQLKASKEKHPEFDALALWREFLDRNTDPARTPRPAASEDMPRILACLYRAISRQRLELYPDVKSVLEELEPRFPLAVVSDGQSVWAMPEMRTVGIDRYFSPIVISSDKGFRKPDPRLYRAALKRIGARPKEVLFVGNDMYRDVYGAAQMGMKTVFFASNQGRRHMDGVEPDYIIYRFAELKEAIRFFERR
- a CDS encoding phosphotransferase family protein, whose amino-acid sequence is MRIHYIGHLPPDDPLDGFLRFDIAPRLDIQETPSGFRVSRFAFSRDVYLYEAVENSFRVVGKFFPPGRRLPHGAANPPTETEFHNLALLHQLGLNRWPFRVARPLGYNPWLDHVLIVEHFDGQLLDEVIDRAIRHHHPDRLFQKLSALAAFLAALHNRTAGDRSVDFREPCEYAGRLIESLVQKRGMPRSEADEIYRLREGWWNRSCMWEDRRVIVHGDVTPSNFAFGPGQEVMVFDLERMTWADRVFDLGRLTGELKHFFLRGTGDPSAAEPFIGHFLWEYCGHFPDQQDAFRAITRRIPFYLGITLLRIARNSWIDHAHRRLLLHAAKENLRAMT
- a CDS encoding SagB/ThcOx family dehydrogenase encodes the protein MIDSGRQYHHRTSYERGRLDGHFLDWANQPDVYKGYPGEVGLVDLPREVRRPEGRLSDVLKRTPGEIPPLTLELLSSVLGTAYTLTARTRHSDGEFFFRSVPSAGALYPFELYLAAGSVEGLEDGLYHFSIARHGLSRLRRIGPVKEDASPHLVFFMTAIFFRSAWKYRDRAYRYYLMDTGHLLENLVLTLRAFGLPCRLSYDFEDESANAFLGVDPKREVCLAFLQVADPSAEPFRLPDHSEALPEAMQAASRVSPGEIDYPLPAEMHACSAHAAHTPVGVPAAAVSLGPAPDEWRPLPNADHWPERLDFAEAVARRRSLRNFVPKTLGRDSFAALLSVLCLEGPSGGVERMRDHCVCPGVLAGNVEGVDPGFYLVDPAAASWGAAARGALIEPMMRVCLDQEWLSHCALQVVMIANLDLLEEAWGPRGYRYAMLTAGRLGERVYLAATALGLGCCGIGAFYDGEAAALLGLNQPSRMLYLLGVGPVKKLPHDS
- a CDS encoding MBL fold metallo-hydrolase, with protein sequence MSIIADLIKRRISRRTFIKATGFAAAASVLPGAARTAVGGAPGGIIIPPRLLDYNTRLVLLGTTGGVSWWPGTNRASTSSALVVGDAVYVIDLGQGTTNRLAQAFNWGKWIDTPGGKIEDGSSIFLQAVKALFLTHLHQDHTADYPNLLLIGPGAGLGSYTDPVTNERSRVPLKVFGPCNRGKLEEDKSEYLQRNGTIIPTTTYEPYSSTQTPGTREMTELIWQAYAQTINDMTLDNGYPDFTALIDVKEIGPYDNDILVPMPEGWSDPNVDPCPHITPFVVYSDDKVEVKATLVNHHQVFPAFAFRFDTNDGSVVISGDTGRDTSWNLQELAAGADILVHEVIDPAWIEQKFGPKPEAPMDALKEHMYASHTTIADAGVVARECGVRTLVLNHIVPGNTPRTHLMQAKRRFYGKLIIGEDLMQIGVGSKHSF
- a CDS encoding sigma-54-dependent transcriptional regulator; its protein translation is MKILIVDDDPAQRELLQGFLENQGYSTLSAPDGQEALRLFEREPIHLVLLDHRMPGLSGDAILERLKGMNPKVRVIMITAFGDIDTAVSVMKLGASDFLEKPVDLSVLLKMIQQIEQAVNVEEDVAQVKEALADGPLPLNIIGESRAIKDVLSLARRMAGSPWPILVCGETGTGKQLAAQLIHLLSHRGDGPFVVVNCAAIPETLFESELFGHLKGAFTGASHTRRGRFELADGGTLMLDEIGEIPISLQPKLLRAIQEGRINPVGSEEERDVNVRLISATNRNLRKMVDDGSFREDLFYRIRVLEIEIPPLRHRREDIPPLLEFFLKRYGSPSLRLSPEAEDTLIKYPFPGNVRELEHVVQRTVTLARSPVITPADLPDEIRHFQATTQGTLEERLEAVEREMILSALEKNGWVQTRAADQLGISERVLRYKMHKAEIRKPGS